The following proteins are co-located in the Roseofilum reptotaenium CS-1145 genome:
- a CDS encoding phosphoadenosine phosphosulfate reductase family protein has translation MSHKKVRHILGLSGGKDSTALAVLMQQQHPELEIEYFFCDTHKELPETYNYLDRIEARLGIKIHYLSAKRGFDHWLEIHDRLLPSPQRRWCTVMMKIKPLEKFIGDDETISYIGIRADENREGYISTKPNIKPVFPFKEQGLVKADILRILEDSGIGLPDYYRWRNRSGCFFCFFQRKYEWVMLAQEHPKRFAEAVKYEENHKDGRTYTWTEGETLSELWERKEEIIREHEEAMAKARAKEKEHAPNQPLSQVLDSVFEDESFCFAQALESVLDEQDDDLPCLACHS, from the coding sequence ATGAGTCACAAGAAGGTTCGCCATATTCTCGGTCTCTCAGGGGGAAAGGATAGTACAGCTCTGGCAGTATTGATGCAGCAACAGCATCCAGAGTTAGAGATCGAATATTTTTTCTGCGATACTCACAAAGAGCTACCGGAAACCTACAACTACCTAGATCGAATTGAAGCTCGCTTAGGGATTAAGATTCACTATTTGAGCGCCAAACGGGGGTTCGATCATTGGCTGGAAATTCATGATAGGTTGCTACCGTCCCCACAGAGGCGCTGGTGTACGGTGATGATGAAAATCAAGCCTCTTGAGAAATTCATTGGAGACGATGAAACCATTAGTTACATTGGCATTCGTGCTGATGAAAATCGAGAAGGCTATATCTCTACAAAACCAAACATTAAACCGGTATTTCCATTTAAGGAACAAGGGTTAGTGAAAGCGGATATTCTTCGCATTTTGGAGGACAGTGGTATTGGACTCCCTGACTATTATCGCTGGCGCAATCGTTCCGGTTGCTTTTTCTGCTTTTTCCAACGCAAGTATGAGTGGGTGATGTTGGCTCAAGAACATCCCAAGCGATTTGCTGAAGCTGTTAAATATGAGGAAAATCATAAGGATGGCAGAACCTATACCTGGACTGAAGGAGAGACCTTATCGGAGTTATGGGAGAGAAAGGAGGAAATTATTAGAGAGCATGAGGAAGCTATGGCTAAGGCTAGGGCAAAAGAAAAAGAACATGCACCTAATCAACCGTTAAGTCAGGTTTTAGACTCTGTGTTTGAGGATGAAAGTTTTTGCTTTGCTCAGGCCCTTGAATCTGTTCTTGATGAACAAGATGATGACTTACCTTGTTTAGCTTGTCATTCGTAA